TAATAAAATATATATAGAAACCCAAAAGATATTTAATACACAATATGCAAATAGATTTTTAAATAATTATGAAGAATATATAACAGGAATATCTGGTTCGACAAAAGAGCCATCTGCTTTTGGAAATTATATATCGGTAATTTTCCCATGGTTGATTTTAGGTACTATGTATTTAAAAAATAATAAAATTGGAAAATGGCTTGTTATTTTAGCTATTATTTGTGTAATATATAGTTATTCAAGAACAGCATATTTCACTATTTCATTAGAAATATTAATTATTTTATTTATATGTAGGAAAAATATATTTAATATTAAATTTTTATTAATTGGAATTTTGATAATAAGTGCAGGTTTATATTTTATAATAACAAATGATGAAGTATTGGAGAAAGTAATAAATGTATTTTCTTCATTTGGTGAAAATGCAGAGACAAATAGAATGTCATCTAATATAACTAGAATCTCACTTCAGGTAGCAGCTTTTAATATGTTTTTAGCCAATCCAGTATTAGGAGTTGGTTTAGGACAATTTGGTTTTCATTATCCAAATTTTTTACCAGATTGGGCATTTTTATCTCCAGAAATATTGACGGCTATAAATCCTAATAATGCTACTATGTATGGATCATATAATACTCATATTCGTGTTTTGGCGGAATCTGGTATTATTGGTTTTATTCTATGGGTGAATATAATAATAAAAGGTTTTAAAAATTATATATATGTATTAAAATTTGTAGAAAATGATAAAAAGAATTTAATAAAATTAATTATTTTGTCATATGGAATGTCTTTGACAGGTTTTATAAATTTTGATATATATATATTCTTTTATTATTGGTTATTAGTAATTTTAAGTAGTGTATTGGTAATGAGGATAAAGAAAGGAGAAAAAATATTATAATTATGAAATATAAATATGTAATATAAAATAATTTGATTTTTATATAAAATATATTTAATAGTATTGTTAAAATAAATAATTATCGTTGTAGATATTTATAATAAAGCATGATAAAAGGAATTAATATTAATATGAAAAAAATTTTTTTAATAGATTATATGATTTTTGATGAAACAAATGGTGGAAGTAAATTTGATAAAGATTTGGTTGAAATTTTCAAAGAATTAAACATACCAATAAGGTGTTTTCAATTAAAAAATATTAATGGTAAAATAATTAAATTAGTAAATCTAATAAATTTATTAATTTATTTATTTCATCAAAAAAATACAATTTATTTTTTTAGGCATCCTCTATATTTATCGCCTATGTTTCAGAAATTAATATATAGAATAATGAAACTTAGAAATAATAAATTAGCCGGAATAATTGCTGATTTGGAATTTATTAGGTGGAAGGGTTTTAATTATTGGTATAAAGATATGCAATTAATTAAGCATT
The window above is part of the Megamonas hypermegale genome. Proteins encoded here:
- a CDS encoding O-antigen ligase family protein, whose product is MLEIKNLLEKFIFASIVLSGFDGIAVFKIFLFPYGYFWMTSIGLLIYFFYFRYRNIYVTNVFKGYCLFFLWVIFSTIINLPNIIGLTFKGFMAEKIMILELMALVFLLLMIIYYTEILLNKTNIISWVYKAIRISFYITLVFAFVQFLAMLDIDIANKIYIETQKIFNTQYANRFLNNYEEYITGISGSTKEPSAFGNYISVIFPWLILGTMYLKNNKIGKWLVILAIICVIYSYSRTAYFTISLEILIILFICRKNIFNIKFLLIGILIISAGLYFIITNDEVLEKVINVFSSFGENAETNRMSSNITRISLQVAAFNMFLANPVLGVGLGQFGFHYPNFLPDWAFLSPEILTAINPNNATMYGSYNTHIRVLAESGIIGFILWVNIIIKGFKNYIYVLKFVENDKKNLIKLIILSYGMSLTGFINFDIYIFFYYWLLVILSSVLVMRIKKGEKIL